AgaccgtaagtatttggacagttacacatttttgagcttcagcacattcaatctCAAATGAAACAATTGATACTACATTATACTACTTTTTTTTCGTtgttgttcttcaggctctgagctgcAGCTCAATCAATCATTGACATGCCAAATCACAGCTTTAATTGTGGtgggtttacatcaatatagaaaagGCTGTGTGGGAGATAGAGCCCTGTTCAAAAGTAAGTTGacagtcaaaacaaaatcatcatatttaatattttgtggaaaattctTTGCAGgcaatgactgcctgaagtctttgacccacagacatcagcagacactttgtatcCTCCCTGGTGATGttctcccagagcttcactgtaGCCACCTTCatctcttgcttgttgtggcgtctctctgcctttagtctgctCTTCAACCGCGACGACAAAATGCTGCCCAGTCAGACTGAGATCAGGAGATTGACTCGGCCAGTCGAGGACGCTCCAGCTCTTCAaccctgaaaagctctttggttgctttggccgtatgtttaggatcattgtcctgctgattGATGAAATGTTGTCTTCTGAgtcatttggctgaatctgagctcacagtttgctcctgtatacctctttattcatcctgttgcttctctcagcagtgaaatcatcaataaatgccagtgtgccacTTCCACTGGCAGACGTACATGCCCGAGCCACAACAGAGGCactgccatgtttgacagatgaggtggtggctttggtcGTGAGCTGTTCATTTTTTCTCCACGccttcctctttccatcattttgacagaggttaatttttgtttcagcagttcatagaactttgttccagaactctacCGGTTTCCTGTGTCTTCAAAGGGCTCTATCTCCCACACAGCTTTTTCTATATTGATGTCAACCCACCCAAATTAAAGCTGTGATTTGGCACGTTAATGATTGAATGAGCTGAAgctcaaaaatgtgtaactgtccaaatacttacggtcTGAACTGTATGAAGCAGATCAGCTTCAATTATTGATATGATACAAATGAAAGTGAACGGGGAGATTCTGACTCCTGAAATTGATGAGTCAATCGGGACACAGTCTTTCTACAAGAGGAGATTTATCACTCGTTGGAGTTATTGGACTACAGAAAGGATCACAGTTGTACAGAGGTGTTACAGAGTGTCTTCCCTCACCGAATGATCTTTGGCCAAGTGCAGACACTGATTTCCAGAGAGCACACAAACCTGATAACAAGCTAGTTTAATTTTGGCCTGTTATCAAGTTACTCACAGAATTAGTTCTGAACCGGGACTTCCATATTTGGATCATGTAGCTCATGAAAAATAAGGTGTAAAAGTCATGGGGCTCCAGCTGCTACTTCAGTGTGTcagataaatatttaatcaacatttcacaAGTTCTGCTGCCAATATATATTCTTTTATACTATGTACACTGAGCATATTtggcaaaaatatttcttttggGATGAATTCAGGAAGAATTACATCTTATCCTCAGGTTGGAGCTGCAGATTGTGAAGCTCAATGAGGCTACTACTAAAACTGTTTCTTGCCTTTTGGCCTTGAGATTTCAACTGAATCTTTTGAGCCTTAGTTGTTTTAAGTTAACCTCAAAAGAATGAGCAATTTGAAAATGGATGAATTATTTAAGCACAATGCACCCTTTTCCTTTATTAGGTTCCAAGTACATCTTATGTTTCATAACTCTTTAGTAATGCCTTAGATAAGTCAGTTTGCCAGAGCATCTTATGCATATTGTATGTTTAATAACACAAAAGAGATGAATTACTGTTCATTCTGTAAGGTGACGAAACAAACTGCAAGTGCATCTACTTTTTGGGCCAGCTCTTCAACATCTGCACCAGTGCCCTGTATCAACCTTTACAACATTTGATTCGTTTTTTCCGACTCAACACTCTTAGTTGATCTCGTAGCTTAGAGCTACCAGTTGGAACAACGCTGACCAAACTTCCTCTGTTTGAATGAATCCACACAAACGACAAAAGTACATGCTTTCTGAAACTCATTGGTTGATTCTAAGTAGGGTAAATGTGATTCATTGTTGTACATCCAGGTGCAGTGTAGGGATTGGCTACAGCGTGTCTAAAGGAATCAATTAATTGAACATACCAACATAGTTTTATTTCGGTAGTTGAGAGATTAATGATGTTTCTGGtaaattttcagtttattgcCCAGCCCTATTTAAGGACTTAGAAAGCACAAGGTCACATGTATCAGACTATAACAGTAGATGTGATACACCCAAGTGTAAATGTTGTGAACTAACCTACGTGTCGCAGTGGGAAAGCAGCGATGTAATCTCCGGACTCATGTGACCCACAGCCTTGGCTGCCTCCAGGATAGCTCTCCGGTACATCCCTTTCTTCTTGCGGTTGAAGCGGGACCTGAATAGCTCTCTGAAGGGCGACAGTTTGGCAACAGAGAGCTGGGAGGTGGTGGGTGAACCGAACCACGCCACCTTTGCCTGGGGCCATGGCGCCTCACAACTGGCTGTCTCCTGTTTGCGGGTGCCGCTGATGCTGAGGACGCGTGCTGGCCACCAAGGGAAGCCATGGATCTTCCCCCACACAATGTCGCCCACCGCCACAGCGTGACCCTCCTCTGTTACACACTTTGTCATGCTGCGCGTGTGCAGCCGCACCGTAAGTGGTGGCACTGTCTTGCAGTCCTCCCGTGAAGGTACAGAAGATGAGGTTACGGAGAGGTCTTCGCCAGGCGCCAGATCACACAGCTCTGGTGAGGTGCCATCAGAGCTAAAGGACTTGGATTCATCTAGACTGTCGCTGCTGCAGACGGACAGGCTAGAAGAATCTGCTTTACGCTTCCGGAAATTGATGAGAAGGGTGAGGTCGCTGTGGCCGCGCTCAGCCTCTTCCCCAGAACTCCCTGACCACAACTCCAGAGAGTTCTTGCCTTCCCCTGAGTCTTCAGAGTGGGGGAGGCAGGGACCAGGAACCCTGGGGCTTCGTCTCCTAGAGCCTTCTACAAGTTCTGCCTCATACTCGACCACACTCTCCTCACCCTCCCTCTGGGGGGGTCTCAAGCGGATCTTTGGAGAAGGCAAGTCCTGACCCACAGTTGTGAAAGGCCTGGTTAGTTTGAGTTTGGGAATGGACACAGTGAGGCCAGACCTTGTGGCATCTAGAATGTGCCGTTGTTCCTTGGTGGGATCAGAAGGCGCCTTACCGTTCTCTCCCACACCATTCTGCACCAGCTGTTTGGGGCAAAATGGCTTGACTGAACCGTGGACTCGTGCGGGGATCTTCATGACCTCCCCCTTGCCCTGTGGAGTGCTGTAGGAGATCTTTATGACTGGACTGTGAGGAATAATCACTTCACCTCCGGGGAACTTCTCCCCGTCAGCCTCCCCCCTTTTGTCCTTCCTAAGGCGCTTGCTGTCAAGGCTGGTGCTATTTTCCCGTCTTTTAGTGTCCTTGGTTGCAACTACATCCTCTTTTCTCGACAGCTTAGAGGGGATATCCTTGTCATCACCATCGTCGTCGCTCTGTAGTGCATTCtcttttctagatgtcttgGTGTTGCTCATGCCATCTTTGCTGTCTTCATCACTATTCAGTGTGTTCTTGCACTTTTCACATAGTACCTGACGTGGACGCAGACGGATAGTACTCATGGTCATGCGGCCTGGTTCTCGCGTCCgcctcttctttctcttgatTGGTCGAGTAGGGGGCTGAGGTACCCATTGGCTGTAGCTGTGGCGCACCCATAAGGGATGAGGGAAGGGGGCTCCTTCAAAATAAGGAGGGTAAGGAGTCTGTCCAGCTGGCACTGGTGTGGGTATGGGGCAGGGAAGAGGTGCAGGAGGTATGCTGCTTTCAGGGAGAGTGTTTTCATCCTTTGGTCTGTGTGAAGCCTGGCTGGGAGAATTGGAAACCGGCTCCTCACTCAGAACTTCTGGGATTTCACAACCTGGTTTAGATATCTGGCAGTCCCCAGGTTTTGCTTTGAAATCTGGTAGACAGAAGAGCCCACTCCTaaaatgaacaagaaaaaaaaaaacaaaaaaacaaaaaattaatgaattaataacAATCAACAACACATTCTTGATACAAATGACAAGCAATATAACTATGCTATATTGCTTGTCATGTGTTATATGTTACATAACTCTGGCGGTGGGACAGCAAAAATCAAATACCTTGCTGTTTCAATTAGGCCAGATGAGAAATGAGCTCCCAAAGCTGTTCAAAGCCTTTCCTACAAGTGGCCTACCACAGGGTGTAAGGAGGGAAAcctattttagcatttttttttactttgactgGACACACTGACGCCACTCTCCTCGTCACCTGTGTGCTGAAAATTCTTTTTGcgtgggggttgggggggtccACTATACAAGCAGCCAGGCATCCTGCTGCCTTATGCCAGAAAAATGGAGCAATAGTATCACTGACTGTCTTTGAGTTATTTTACGTGTTCCTCTTGTATTCCGGAACCAGCAAACATGTCCAAAGAAGGCCAAACTGCCAAGAAGTGGTGGAGAGGTGGCTGGCAGGCAACAGTAACATGGCTGTGCTGCTTTAGTCAGGAGACAGCAGACAAAGAGACTACAGGATGCCCAggaaccccccctccccaacatctgactgaacaaaaacaatcccATGAATCACTCGGGATTCAGAGAGGTAGGGAAGGAGCCAGgagatttcagtttgtttttgcatctgtgtCTACTCAGGGCTTATGTGTGGTGAGATTATTAATTAGTGCACATTTGGGGAGCCCTTTTTCCTCCCCAAGGGAAGTAACTGGCAGGCACCTCCAAATAATAGTCTCTTGGTGAGGCTTGTTCCTCACCTTTTTATATGCAGCGGAATATAAGCCTTCACAGTGATTGACATGGCACAAACAGTGCAGCCTGTGACAGGGAACACACAGTGCTAGTTAGGCACTGTACAAGGACGCAGCATATGACCAGTCAGGATTCGCCGCTCTTTTGCCATTTCACGTTGTGTACAGTTAGATAGATGTGGAGATCTGCCTGAATGAGAGGCCTAAAAAAATCTGTGGGAGACAATGACAGGAAATGTATTTCTATGAGCTGAAAAGGAAGAAGTCCTCAAATTTTGTCAGTGACAAGGCCTGAAATATAGGCCTATTTTAAGTTATTCCAAGGCCTGCCTTTTCCCATTTGGGTGGGTTATTTTCAGGACAGTATGAGctctcacataaaaaaaaaccatctaaGCATACTAAGGGGCAAAGCTGGTCAGATTCTGATTCTGCTAGTCTATAAATAGTCTAAAGCCAATGGCTTTTAAGGTGCACAACACCAAGAGCAACACAAGGCTTATATATGTGCGACACATCAAGAGGGGCAGATAAGACAAgacactgatatacagtatgtcaaattACACTTATATGGTTCTCATTTGAGCAGGGTCGCTTTCATCAAATGGCAAGTAACGACCTTTACCTGCCAAACACAGAGCCTAAGATGGTCTCACTGGATCTTATCAGAaccagttaaaaaacaaacaaacaaacaaacaaacaaacaaacaaaaacaagaaaaaccctTACAGTTGTGATTCATCAAAGCCCACAtgtatctttattttcattttctattgtttCTATAGATCAAAAGTGACTGGTAATCAAGGTAATCAAGCCATTTGTCAAAACAGCAACTGTaattcagattattttaattGCAACATCACTTCAAAAAATAAGTACACCATGCACTACCTacaagatgaaaacataactgATATACAGAATGCTGTTCAACCAAGGCCTGCACTTTTACTGAATACGTTTTAGCTGCTCTGTATTTGATTAGGCTAACAATAAGCTACTGATGAACCCAGTGACATTAGCTATTGTTCAAAAGAAGTCAATAACAATCTCTGGAGACAGGGCCACTATCTTgacatacagttttttttcacaacagcaaaacaacGAATTTGATCATCTTCCTGTGGGCTAAAACGATATCAGTTTTCCATTAGCAGGCAAGCTAGCAGATAGCTACCTTGTCAGCTACAATAACCTGCAAGTCTTTTGTATGGAGGCCCAGTTAGCTAACATGTAGCTAACCAGCTAGCTTTGGATGTTAGCATCAACGGTAGATTAGCCGTTAGCAGAGTTTAGCAAATTAATTTCACAGATAAATGTATAAAGGAAATAACACTCACTTTTTGTTGCTATCAAGTAATATCCCCGTGTAGCTCCTTTCTCGATAGGTCAGCGTCACCACCAGTGTATCGTTCACTATTTGATCGATAGTGACAGGTACCCGAGAGCCGGCCCGCAGCTCCTCGGCCACAGCCTCCATGTTTCCCGGGGTGAAGTGTCCGGCTCGGCGGTGCTCGATCCCGGCCAAGGGAGCCACGGTCGCGTCGGCCAAAGATCCGTCTCCCCTTCGCTATTGGAGCAGGAGGCTACACCAGGGCATAAAATGACGCCATCACCCCCACCAAGTCAATTACAACAGTACTGCTACCGCTGACATCACGCTCTCTGTGCTAGAGGAGCAAAAAATCTCTCAAGACAAGGCCtaccctttctctgtctcactttgACTTGTTTGATGCCATTCATTACTACGGACTCTTCTGGGGAATGCCTCGGTTCTCCCAGCGAGAGATTAATGGCGTTCTGTTGTAAACGTGCACCATCATTTCAATGGAATATGGATGGAGTTTCTATTATATGGCAAACGATACGGTGGTAGATGTTTACAAAAGTGAGATAATTATGACCTGTTTTAACAAATCATCATAAAACATACAGCCACCAATCTCAGCTGCAATTATTTATACTTTAACAAGGGCATTAAATATGCATAATGGTTAAATGTCCTTTCAGTTCTTCAATTTGGTACTATATTTACCTTTATTTTACCATTTGATTTTAATCATTCCCCTTAAAGATCTTTATATTTTAAGCTTTAATTTACAGTGTGAGTTGACCATACAGTTTTTATAATTGACACAGGATGTATTATACTTTAGCTATTGTGTCTAGTGAGCCAGTGTAACGTTTAACAACGGAATTGCTTCATTTCACACAGTAAATAAGCAACAGTACCTTATGtattttgtacatgttttaAGTAAGTAAGACGAGATAAAAGCAAAACAGGACTAGTTTGTATATTAGAGAGTGTTTTTCAGAATTCCAAagacaaagaaggaaagaaagagaaagacataaAGAACCATACAATGGAAAATTTCAAAACACTCACCCACTCAACAGCCTCGTGATCTTTATTTTAAGATATGAGAATTACAATGGTCATTCACAAAGGGATTCATCTTTAAAGTGACTTTTGAGTATGAAATCAGTGCCACAAAACTCAAACAGAAGGGATGTATAATCCCTGTTACTTGTCAAGGAAACTTGGCCAAGTGTCTCCggtgaatatagtaaaacaattTTCAAGATCTCTTCCCCAATTTCTCTTCCGCTCTAGAAGCCGTGCCTGTAATTTCCTCATCTGTCATTAAAAATAGGAAgaaacaaagtgacaaaaacaaattcgGATCAATATCGTAGGAGTTAAATATAGATGAGTTGTGTGAATAATGGAGTATAGGTTTGACCTCTTCCACATCTTGCTCTGCCACTGCCATCTGCTCACTGGTTGTGCCCCTGGGATTCCTTCGTCTCTCCTGCATCTTCTCAACAGAGGCACGGATCTGCCGCTCTAGCTCACGGGCTGATCTGGGGGGCCACACAGGTCAAAAGTCTGAATATTTAGATGCTTAGGTATGGCCACTGGTATCATAGTCTTTATAGTTGGTGGATGactgattaaaaatgcaaatcttTGACTAATTGTTTTCTCCTCAGGTAAGATTCATTCTgtcaatgaaaacagaaaagactaAGGTGTATCAAAGACATAATGTTGTTTAAGAAGAACAAAGGAAACTGATGTTCTATGATGGATGTATggtctctctttttccactAGGTGTCTCTAACTCCCCGCCTGGCTCACAGTTGTAAACCATGCAAAATGCTGTTTAGTGGATACTTTTATGCCTCAGAGTATGTGCAGTACGATTGTCACGAAGTAAATTGATCAGatgaatatacatataaacCATTATGCTTTACTGAGTTTCCTTATGAGAAGAGTACTCTTCAAAAATGATGGGATGGAGATATACATTCAGTCACAAAGCTAACAGGCACACTGACAagacaacataaaacaaacatccCTGGTCAATTCTGATTCTAATACTGGTTCAGGTTTCAGGATGTTGTAGATGTGCACCACATTTTTGGTCTGTAGTAGACAGTATTAGTATTTTGGTCATCCAGAGTTCCCATGTACCTGGTCTCCTCACACTCTCTGATGGGCATTGTGGATGTCTGCCTCTGCATAGTATCATTGCTGTCCTCCACAACGGGTTTTAAATCTGCTTCTGCCTCCTGTAACAGATAGTGGAGTTGTTTATTATCATGTACAACAGACTGTTATTCTTAAGTGCAGATCTTGTGTGCATTCAGGATGATACAACTGTTGCGACACCTCCCACAATCACCCTACAGCTACAGTTGCATAGCTGCAACACGACGGCCTCCGTGGGTTATATTACCCAAATGGGGTTGTTTTTGACCATATTTTTCAGTGATTGTTTATCCTGATGTTGCTGGTCGAATGCGAACATTATGAGCTACTCTTCAGCAGCATGCATAGAAATGTAGCTGACATCCAAATTACTGAAAACCATCCATCTGCATATGTCTacagtgtgtgcatgcctgcacgtacagtatg
This region of Xiphias gladius isolate SHS-SW01 ecotype Sanya breed wild chromosome 11, ASM1685928v1, whole genome shotgun sequence genomic DNA includes:
- the pwwp2b gene encoding PWWP domain-containing protein 2B — protein: MEAVAEELRAGSRVPVTIDQIVNDTLVVTLTYRERSYTGILLDSNKKSGLFCLPDFKAKPGDCQISKPGCEIPEVLSEEPVSNSPSQASHRPKDENTLPESSIPPAPLPCPIPTPVPAGQTPYPPYFEGAPFPHPLWVRHSYSQWVPQPPTRPIKRKKRRTREPGRMTMSTIRLRPRQVLCEKCKNTLNSDEDSKDGMSNTKTSRKENALQSDDDGDDKDIPSKLSRKEDVVATKDTKRRENSTSLDSKRLRKDKRGEADGEKFPGGEVIIPHSPVIKISYSTPQGKGEVMKIPARVHGSVKPFCPKQLVQNGVGENGKAPSDPTKEQRHILDATRSGLTVSIPKLKLTRPFTTVGQDLPSPKIRLRPPQREGEESVVEYEAELVEGSRRRSPRVPGPCLPHSEDSGEGKNSLELWSGSSGEEAERGHSDLTLLINFRKRKADSSSLSVCSSDSLDESKSFSSDGTSPELCDLAPGEDLSVTSSSVPSREDCKTVPPLTVRLHTRSMTKCVTEEGHAVAVGDIVWGKIHGFPWWPARVLSISGTRKQETASCEAPWPQAKVAWFGSPTTSQLSVAKLSPFRELFRSRFNRKKKGMYRRAILEAAKAVGHMSPEITSLLSHCDT